The sequence GAAAATCACCAGGATCACCTAGGTGATCTCCGATCATTGTCTTGTCTAGCCTTGGAGTGTACCGAAAAAAGAGAGCGTGTGCTTTGGGATCCGGTGGATCAGATAGCAACCGAGAAATCTTTAGATATTCCAATCCCTTTTTGTCATCTCGGTTAAAATGGCTGCCCGCGATCAATATCTTCCGTTTTTGCAGCTTCCTCACCCTCACATAATCCACCCAAGTGTCTGTATTTTCCTCTTTTGGCTTCTCTTCCCAAAAAGGTCTGTACCCAGAAATCTCAACTAGGTGCATTCCCGAAGGGATGGACTCTTCCTCTTTATCAATATTATCAGCAATATTGTGAAAAATACCTACGAGGCCTTCAAAAGCTTGCACCTGAATGCTGGTTAAGGCAACACCAGTGGGAAAAGCATACTTGCAAAGCAACTTTCCTGTCTCCTCGAACACGTTCCTAAAAGTTGGATCACAGTCATAGTTCACATACGCTTCAACAATAAATGAAGGCTGCCTACAAAAGTTCACGACCGCTTCGAGTGCTACTTCTTGGAGTTGGAGCGGACTACCTGAACTGGGGACCTTAAGCAACACATACGAAAAAAAAGCTTCAAGTTGGAGGCGAATAGACCTGTAATTCAGAAAGTTGCATGAGAGCAAAGCTAAaactcaagaattaattataagCTTATTAAATGGCAGAGCGCCCTTCAACAACGTGGGGGCATGTCATAGTTTGAGTGCTAACCTACGTAGAAAGTGGTATATGTTGAGGACGGTGCTACAAATCATGGACAAAACGAGTGGACTCGAGTTTGCGCCATAATGGATTAGATGGTGAAACAAATCATCATGTATCTTCCTCAAAAGTTTCGGATGCTTGCCTATGCTATCTCCGCTCAATTCTATTGCAGAATTGATCAAAACCAATGCGAAATGTTGAATATTTTCATCTGATGTGAAGACATCTGAATCCATTATTTCCACCACATTTAGTAAGGAGCACAAGAAGTGGAAGATATCAATCGCGGAACGAATCCCATATCCAGAATCCATACTATTGTCCTCTGTATCTGATTCCGAATTCTCCCAATCATTCACCTCGATTTCAGGCAACCTGGAATATATGATCTGTATGAGCTCGTGCATGGTGTACCTACCGTTGCGTTGGAGCAAATCTCCGCGGCCTGTAGACTGTTGAACCACTTGAAAACACGTATTCACGACCGTGCATACAGAATGATCGGTGAGCAATACGGAGGCTCGGTGCCTGATAATCAAGGTCAAGACCTGCAGAATTCTCATCATCACAGCCTCTTCTGCTGCAGGATTCGTTCTCTGCAGACGACAACCTGTTATTGCGGTGACGGCCGAATTTATAGCATCTTTGGCCCCCGGAGTTTTCTCATCAAACACCCCGAGCCGAAGGATTTTCAAGATTGATTGGAGGGCCACGGCTGTGGCAGCAGCCGGAATATCATCACTTTGAATCACATCAAGAAAAGGCGAAAGATACAGGGAGGGATCCACGGTTCGCCATTCTTGTTGCGGATTGAATAGAAGGGCTCTCAAAGATTTCAAAGCTTGTAAAATGGACGCGTCGAAATTCTCATCTGGATGGTGGTAGATCCCGGTATTCGGATCCGGGGCACGACGAATCACGGCTAGAACAGCTCCGATCTCTGTGTTTAGCATGCAAGATACTCCCAGCTCTTTCCTTTTGGCTTTCGTCATGTTGGATTTGGTGGTTTCATTGTGTTCTTTGTTATCCATGAATCAGTGTTCAATTATTCTCTGGGGAAGACAACGTTGTTAGCAACACAAAATCTGTTAAGTTTGTTACACGAGAGAATGACTAGAATTTTGGCTTTGTCCGATCTGCATGTCAAGGCATAGAATGCTATTtgtttgtattatttatttattattaatatattttgtggCAGAGATTTAATAATtgcataattaataattattctactaatttttttttaaaaaataaaaataaataaataaatacatcgGCAAGAAAACGAGTTTATTAAATAACATAAAAGAAGTGGCTGATTGGGACTATGATTATTTTCTTCTATTTTGGTCCTATAATTACGAAAACATTCCGTTAATTTTtcaacgtttttttttttttaaaatatatataaatgaaagataaatttgaaaattcacAACGAAAATTTTAACCATGCTTCACAATTTTATTATATAGAATAGAAATAGATAAATGATTAGAAAATATATTAAACAATTTTCTCGTTCAAAAgctcataaaaaattttattttttaaaaattaatcacttcttagagtaattattttcataaaattggAAAACGTCAAATGAGAAAAATTGATGATCAAAATACAGAAACAAAGAATAATGGACCTTTGAACTGTATGAAGGCACACTACACTATTAGTGGGGAATACGTgaaattgattaaaaaaaatttaattatattataattctataatgaaaaataagaacataacccataataattaaataatctaTTATAAAATATGTAAGACGAAGTTGTAAGATTTAACACAAGTACGTAATTTGttgtaaataaattttaaatgttattttaaataaaatcccAACCAAATTCCGAAAAtttgacaaaatatttttaaaaatcggaTAAATAATTTGTCAAAGCAATATTCTGTAGGCTAACTGACCCAATGAATCATACTCTAGCATGGCCAAATCCTTGAAATCCTCCTTCAACTTGCAATTAGAACATCTGTTCTTGAAATCCTCCTTCAACTTGCATATGAAGTCTATGGGTAACTCTTTCGAATTTTTCACAACGATGTTGATAATCAACACGATTATTCTTTTTTCGGGTTTAGATCTTTGCCTTCATGTTTTGCGTTATTTCAGTATTATGTCCCAGAGGTAACGCTCGATTGCCCTTTTTTCGGTGATTCTGACTTACACAAATGTTAGAACTTTTCTCAAATggctagaaaaataacaaacatTGTCCAGATGAATGACaaacacatacatatataagGATTCCAAATACCATCTAGCCCAAGGAAAAAAAACTATAATACCAAAGTTCCTGTTATTATTCAAATCAAGTTGTTAGCATAGAATCCACTGTGAATTTCGCAGTAACTCACATTAGCTATCGGCCCTCATACACGATCAAAATGCATGATGGTCTGTGAGTAACTTTATTGCCATTCCCATGTTTAAACAAGATCAAAATGCAGAATAAAGGAAATGGGATTCAGATTGACCTTGAGAGAGGGATGATTGGGCTACATTAAGTCGCGCCATTTTCCGGGTAAATGTGCTTCTTTTGAACATCGTCTAGCAAAACTTCAGCACCACAATCTGGAAGGGCAAGGATCTCACGGATGAACTTTATCAAAGAGCATAGCCCACCCAAGAAGTTGTGGTCAATAACACCCTCGCCCTCGAAAACATGTGCAAAATCAATAAGTTTGATTTCTGCTCGTGGGTTTTTTCCATTTGATGCGAGCTCATTTTCAAACATAATAAGAATCGAGCATGAATAAAAACAATACATTGTTTGATCCTCAAACCATGCTTTTAACTCCAGTAACTGCGATAAAATGCCAGAGGAACCACCGTACACGATTGAAGCAAAAGAGCAATCTGGTTCTGAATCCAACACTCCGGATGCATTGGAGGAAACAAACTTCCTTAGAAGTAGCTTAACAACATCTGCTGAAAGAGACTGGACGGACTTCTTCCCAGGTTTCCACATTCCAGATTTTTGAGTCTCGTAAATTTGCAACCCCGATAACCTGAATCCTAGTGGAGTGCTTGAAGTCCCTCTATCTTTCTTCAAACACTTTTGGATATAGTGCTCTGGTGCTTGTGGAGCCCAAGTTCTTGAACCTATCTTAATGTCCATTACTGATGGATTACTTCGACCAAAATTAAGATCTTGTAAAACAAGATGAGGTTTCAAGCCAGATGCATCGGATGCCTCAACAAGCTGTGTGCCATGGAAGTTGGGGAAGAATTTGCGAATGTGATCTGGAATCTTGGTATTTGAAGAGAATGAGGTATAGAAAATAACTTCATTAGATCCACGTTCATCACCTTGGAGAGGCTTGTAGAAACGGCCCGAATCATCAATAAGGGGACCTAGCTTCCCATCATCAGCACGGTGTCCTGCAacttggttctttgggatctGGAGCATGACTGCTTACTGTAAAGAAATTATCAACATATATGTTCTAATCAACTCAATATAACCTCCAAAATACTTCAATTGCATAAATGACCTGCAGTATACTAATAACAAATCCGTCACCGTCCTACATTTTACTGAAAACATTCCAAGCATCCTATCGTCGAATGCAGTAAAGACTACAATTCAACTGTCTAAAATATATCCCCATGCTTAATTCATAGTTTCATACTAAGCAAGAAACATTCacggattaaaaaaaaaaagaaaaagaaaaaagaaatttcaagaaactataCCCTCGACTGCAATTCTACATTCTTAAATACTCAAGTGATTAATATGAAATGACTATAACcaataattacttaaaaataaGTCATTAATCAGTTTCAAGcaattaaataaacatttgtAAAGCCATCCCATAAACAACACAGAACATGCATAAGGAAAAGACTTAAAAAGATTCAGAgcaatgaaaaaataaaaaacaagcaAGCAAAATTGTTCGACGAAGGGAAGGCGTTCTACAGATCCCAATTCTTACCTTATTTTTCTACAAAATCAGAGGAAATTAGGTGCTCGCAACATAAAATTCTTCCTTTTTCTGGTTGATCTTCGCGTACGTAGTTTGTGGCATTTCTCCTGTGGTGGCAGCTTACTGCTCCCACGGAAGATTTTAGGCGACTCTGTAAAATTCTTGGAACAATTTAAACACAAGGGTTTTTATTTCAgtaataaaaaaacattaattattttaccAAAATATCATTAAAAAGTTCAATTCAATTAAATCAAAAGTACCAGAAGAACTAAtttaatgataaaataaaaaatcaaacaagCCGAAATATATGATTATTTTTGTTTGTATCAAATCAACCAATTTTCtgggttaaaaaaaaattaaaattaagatttttactaaaaaaaatctataaaatgagtataaaaaatttattaaattcaaattttcGATAAAATATATTAGTAGttttttttaccaaaaataTATTAGTAGTTTTAAAAAACATTGAAAAGTAACTCTGATAATGATGGAGAATGTACagatttattaaaatagattttcgtaataattttttattaaatgaaaatagAGTACTTTATAATTTACACAGGTATTGTtggtattttaaaaaattcactATAACAAAaaagtaatttattttatgtgtaacaaaattaataatatattatagtatAGATAGTACATATTAGTGACATTCTTTATTAGACAAATTAATATTAGCAGTTTTTTTATGATATGATACAACAACAGGAAAATACCATAATACATTATTACAATCATAATAAACTTTGTATTATCAAATCAATAGTACATTCGTTATTATCAGGATTTAATATTACTCTGGAAATGAAGGATAAAAATTCAGAACTAagatacaaaaaaatattaattttattacaaaatttttatCTGCAAAATTAAGTAAATTAACTGTATAAACTTGATTTATAGCTTTAAACGTGTGTTCGTATATAGACTGAAAGTAAAATTAAGTAAACTTTATAAACATATGGTTTGTAGCTTTCAAAGTGTATATATTTCACCTCCAAAACCAACTAATGTACAATTTAAGAATGCTTAAAAAAAAGCTTCGTATTGTTGAATCTCCAATCCATTCAAAACAAAGTATATCTCATCTGTGCTCGGATGCAAACTATCACCAGAGACAAACTCATGCTTAATCCCATCCAATTCAATCAAACTACATCCAGCAATCTTGTTGATCCCCCATCTACAATCCCTCAATCTCCGCACATTCGTCAAATCCTCCCACCTCTCCGCATTCGCGTACATATGAGCCAAAACCGAGTACACCCCACCATCTTCTGGCTTTACCTCCATCACACGGTTGGCCGCATCCTCCGCCACCTCAAGATTCCCATGTATTTTACACCCTCCAAGCAATCCTCCCCAAACAAACACATCTCCGCCCATTGGCATCGCCTGTATCAACTCCACGGCTTCCTTGATTAACCCGGCACGTCCAAGCAAATCTGCCATGCAGCCATAATGCTTTAATTCTCGTAGTACATTGTAAACACTCTCCATTTCCCGAAAAATCACTCTAGCCTCATTTATAAGCCCCGAGTGGCTGCAGCCCACAAGAACCCCTAATATAGTCACTCCATCGGGTCTAATACCATCTTCAATCATTCTTGAAAAGTATTGAAGTAACAATTTGCCATTTCCATGCATAGCCAGCCCAAAAAGCATAGCATTCCATAAAGATACGTTCTTTACAAGACAGGAATCAAAGACGTCTTTAGCAAACTCGATGGAACCGCATTTCGCATACATGTCTACCAATCCAGTCCCCAGATATGAATCTAATCCAATCCCATCTCTCTCAATTTGATCATGTATTTGCTTTCCTTTCTTCAGCTCCCCGACCTGTGCACAGGCTGAAAGTACTGAAACCAGAGCTACATTGTCATAATTTATCCTCAAACCAATCATTCTATCAAACAAATCTATTGCCTCAACACAATAACCTAGTTTCGCATACCCCGCCAAAAGGGTACCCCAAGAAACCGAGTCTCTATCAGGCATTTGATCGAACACCATCCTCGCCCTCTCAATCTCACCCGCCTTCACAAACCCATCAATCATCACATTATAAGTCACCACATCTCTAAACATACTCTCATCAAACACTTTATAGGCATGAACAACATCACCAAATCTAAGGTAAGCACACGCTAACGAATTACAAACAAACACATCAGCCAAGAACCCAAATTTCAGCAACTCCGAATGAAGGGTCGCCCCGAGTAAAACCATCACCCTCCCCAACAACCCGCAAGCTTTAAGAACAAAAGGGAAGGTGTGAAAATCAGGTGAGACCGATTCTCGGCgcatttttctgaaaaaaaccAAAGCAACACCAGAAGAGGGGGACAAGAAAGTACACGTCCTGATGATGCAATTGTAGTTAAAAGTCGAAGGATTGGGAATGAGATCGAAAACCCTGGTGGCGTATCCATCAATGGAGTAAGAAATCTTCGTGGTTTGGGATTGGGCTGGCAAGAACGTGAGAAGTCGAAGGATTTTAGTGAGGAGAGGAACCGGGTGTAGGGAGAAAAGCCCTCTTGTGATTGCCTGTGCATGAACTTGATGGATTTGGGCAATGGTTTTGCAGTGATTTCGTAAGATATTTGTGAGATTCGTTGTTTGTATGCATTTTAATTGCATTGGTATTTTTGGGATTCATCATGGTTTGGATGTTACATTCATTAAACAATTCAAGCTTTGACGatggattttaaaaaataacgcACCTGTAGgcggatttttattttttatttttacgtaaaatttgtaaatttGTTGAATATAATCATTCGTTACAAGTTGAATCAATCACGAGAGAAACTCATCATTCATCCAAATAAAATATGAGTGagaaaaaaaagcaaaaaacaAACAATATGATGTGATACATAATTAGCCCATCgaaaaacatgaataaaatccGAAATTGCAAACTCctgcatcttttttttttttttttttatctatgtGACACATGCTCCCGAGTATCTAGATCTTTCTGAATGATTGTTACTGCCTACACTGCCAATAAAAAATCTGTAGCAACCTGAACGTCTTGAAAGTTTTTACCATAAACGAGTCCACCAACTCCATAATAGCAAGTAGTTCACCATGAACAACCGAAAAGGGTTGATTGATTTGTTTACCAAAGTAAGAGTCGTCCCTGACGATCACGTATCACTCCACCAATTCCATACCGATTCAATTTCTCATTAACACAAACATCTGTGTTCAGTTTGAGTGTGCTTTTCGCCGGAGGTTCCCAGTGAGTTTCACGATGGCCCCTTGAATCTGCTCCCTGAATGTCGATCTCCCTTCTGGCCTTCCGAAAATCTGCAAGCAAAGATTCACACCATGCAACATCTACCGACAGTAGCTTTCCACCCACTCCATGAATATAATTCTGCCTCCTTCCAAACTGCCCACCCGTgcattgcaaaattctcaaactcAGTTTTACTCAACTGCTCTGTCAACCATAAGCAAATGCCGAAGCCCGGGtggcccaatttttttttaaaatttttatatggcccaaaaatttaaaaaatgaattttaagtgTTATTTTTGGAGTTAATGTTATATTAGCCAAATGAAGTAGCCCATCTCTTAGTTCTCAAAATTagtcccaaaaaaaaaattaaaaaatgagtTTTTCTTCAAATCTACTATTGTGTTAATTATAAAGTTCTCTGACATTATAATGCTCTCCCAATTTTATAAAGTATATATCGACCAAACAATTATGAAATTTGTATATACGTtgagaaatatttattttttttgtaactAATTTTGATACGATTTTTTCTGgttcttttaaataaaaaattttaccaTTTTTCTA comes from Henckelia pumila isolate YLH828 chromosome 4, ASM3356847v2, whole genome shotgun sequence and encodes:
- the LOC140866067 gene encoding inositol polyphosphate multikinase alpha-like codes for the protein MLQIPKNQVAGHRADDGKLGPLIDDSGRFYKPLQGDERGSNEVIFYTSFSSNTKIPDHIRKFFPNFHGTQLVEASDASGLKPHLVLQDLNFGRSNPSVMDIKIGSRTWAPQAPEHYIQKCLKKDRGTSSTPLGFRLSGLQIYETQKSGMWKPGKKSVQSLSADVVKLLLRKFVSSNASGVLDSEPDCSFASIVYGGSSGILSQLLELKAWFEDQTMYCFYSCSILIMFENELASNGKNPRAEIKLIDFAHVFEGEGVIDHNFLGGLCSLIKFIREILALPDCGAEVLLDDVQKKHIYPENGAT
- the LOC140866297 gene encoding pentatricopeptide repeat-containing protein At5g61800 encodes the protein MQLKCIQTTNLTNILRNHCKTIAQIHQVHAQAITRGLFSLHPVPLLTKILRLLTFLPAQSQTTKISYSIDGYATRVFDLIPNPSTFNYNCIIRTCTFLSPSSGVALVFFRKMRRESVSPDFHTFPFVLKACGLLGRVMVLLGATLHSELLKFGFLADVFVCNSLACAYLRFGDVVHAYKVFDESMFRDVVTYNVMIDGFVKAGEIERARMVFDQMPDRDSVSWGTLLAGYAKLGYCVEAIDLFDRMIGLRINYDNVALVSVLSACAQVGELKKGKQIHDQIERDGIGLDSYLGTGLVDMYAKCGSIEFAKDVFDSCLVKNVSLWNAMLFGLAMHGNGKLLLQYFSRMIEDGIRPDGVTILGVLVGCSHSGLINEARVIFREMESVYNVLRELKHYGCMADLLGRAGLIKEAVELIQAMPMGGDVFVWGGLLGGCKIHGNLEVAEDAANRVMEVKPEDGGVYSVLAHMYANAERWEDLTNVRRLRDCRWGINKIAGCSLIELDGIKHEFVSGDSLHPSTDEIYFVLNGLEIQQYEAFF